A genomic window from Ideonella sp. WA131b includes:
- a CDS encoding AAA family ATPase, with protein MTLADRSGEPGLSPDRRILTVLFVDLCRSTALSGALEAEVLAALIGDFRRLCEQEVHARGGTLSQLQGDAVLAVFGHPHPSEDDGRVAVEAALAIHAGMRAVEATYTAHGTGPLRVHSGVHAGLTLVGEGDAAGGRLGLYGPVPGLAKHLSDVAESDEILVSSEVLGPIAALFAAEERLLPTLQGSRGPVRVHRVHGRSALRTRFEAHRQRGLLPFVGRAAEWQALRARLGAVAAGGGPALLALEGAPGVGKTRLAHEFLAEAEARGHRVLRGCCSAGLDAEPMQPLLQALGQGPGTLLPALQGLRPDAWRAALQQQLQAAVVPPVTLLFIDDWQWADDASRQAVNGLLALAGLAMFVLVTTRPRPPGEAALQPAAALPLGPLAEAEAERAVQAGLPSADPFLRREIGRLAGGNPLYIEELCHQVRHAPLPMLPLAAVGLPLAADAQRPGGSWLRALIDMRVARLAPPARNLLAAAAVLGTQAPAAQVRRLAAQPPDDAVLAALAREDLLFFEAEAPDDAQASVRFKHGLTRDAVYESLALEDRRALHRAAAALLLDSAPGGDPRALCEPLALHSAGAGDAEAAAHWSEMAGDKAMATSALDRARAHYRAALHWLERQPDTAECYQRWRAVVRRLGLACVFDPARADLPLLQRAVSEATARGDTGGVAYATYWLGYLHYALGDGRAAVVLLERAADIAGAAGDRGLPMQVATTLGQVLAATAQHARAEALLAPARALAAAPPAGRPLPSGVAYSLACLASLLGDQGRDAEADAVFEEALRAVPEPGHEVEGSVRCSRAGLRLWQGRAEEARADAQAAQRVGERVGSLYLYGMGRALAARAAWALGGGDAALQDLASAATWLRTHDKNLFVSLHAGWLAEAWAGLGRRREARHEAARALARTRQDDWLGAAMAARALARLAAVEGRAAAARRHLALADRAADRRGSPHERAANARCRAELGL; from the coding sequence ATGACTCTTGCTGATCGGTCCGGTGAGCCGGGCCTCAGCCCCGACCGGCGCATCCTCACCGTCCTCTTCGTCGATCTGTGCCGCTCCACCGCGCTGTCGGGCGCGCTGGAGGCCGAGGTGCTGGCGGCCCTGATCGGCGACTTCCGGCGCCTGTGTGAACAGGAGGTCCACGCCCGCGGCGGCACCCTGAGCCAGCTGCAGGGCGACGCGGTGCTGGCCGTCTTCGGCCACCCGCACCCGTCCGAGGACGACGGCCGCGTCGCGGTCGAGGCCGCGCTGGCCATCCACGCCGGCATGCGCGCGGTCGAGGCCACGTACACCGCGCACGGCACCGGGCCGCTGCGCGTGCACTCGGGCGTGCACGCCGGCCTCACGCTCGTCGGCGAGGGGGATGCCGCCGGGGGGCGCCTGGGGCTGTACGGCCCGGTGCCGGGCCTGGCCAAGCACCTGTCCGACGTTGCCGAGTCTGACGAGATCCTCGTCAGCAGCGAGGTGCTGGGCCCCATCGCGGCCTTGTTCGCCGCCGAGGAGCGCCTGCTGCCCACGCTGCAGGGCAGCCGCGGGCCGGTGCGCGTGCACCGCGTGCACGGCCGCAGTGCGCTGCGCACGCGCTTCGAAGCCCACCGCCAGCGCGGCCTGCTGCCCTTTGTGGGCCGTGCCGCCGAATGGCAGGCCTTGCGGGCCCGGCTCGGCGCCGTCGCCGCCGGGGGCGGGCCGGCGCTGCTGGCGCTGGAGGGCGCGCCCGGCGTGGGCAAGACGCGGCTGGCGCACGAGTTCCTGGCCGAGGCCGAGGCGCGCGGCCACCGGGTCCTGCGCGGCTGCTGCAGCGCCGGTCTCGATGCCGAGCCGATGCAGCCCCTGCTGCAGGCCCTGGGCCAGGGCCCGGGCACGCTGCTGCCGGCGCTGCAGGGCTTGCGCCCCGACGCCTGGCGCGCGGCCCTGCAGCAGCAACTGCAGGCCGCGGTGGTGCCGCCGGTCACGCTGCTGTTTATCGACGACTGGCAGTGGGCCGACGACGCCTCGCGCCAGGCCGTGAACGGGCTGCTGGCCCTCGCCGGGCTGGCCATGTTCGTGCTCGTGACGACACGCCCGCGACCCCCGGGCGAGGCGGCCCTGCAGCCCGCGGCCGCGCTGCCACTGGGGCCGCTGGCCGAGGCCGAGGCCGAGCGCGCCGTGCAGGCCGGCCTGCCGTCCGCCGACCCCTTCCTGCGGCGCGAGATCGGCCGCCTGGCCGGTGGCAACCCGCTGTACATCGAGGAGCTTTGCCACCAGGTGCGCCACGCCCCGCTGCCGATGCTGCCGCTGGCGGCGGTCGGCCTGCCGTTGGCGGCCGACGCCCAGCGGCCGGGCGGCAGCTGGCTGCGTGCGTTGATCGACATGCGCGTGGCCCGGCTGGCCCCGCCCGCCCGCAACCTGCTGGCCGCGGCCGCGGTGCTGGGCACCCAGGCCCCGGCGGCCCAGGTGCGGCGGCTGGCGGCGCAGCCGCCCGACGACGCCGTGCTCGCGGCGCTGGCCCGCGAAGACCTGCTGTTCTTCGAGGCCGAGGCGCCCGACGACGCCCAGGCCAGCGTGCGCTTCAAGCACGGCCTGACGCGGGACGCGGTCTACGAGTCGCTGGCGCTCGAGGACCGCCGCGCGCTGCACCGGGCCGCCGCGGCCCTGCTGCTCGACAGCGCCCCCGGCGGCGATCCCCGCGCGCTGTGCGAGCCGCTGGCGCTGCACAGCGCCGGCGCCGGCGACGCCGAGGCCGCTGCGCACTGGTCCGAGATGGCGGGCGACAAGGCCATGGCCACCTCGGCCCTGGACCGCGCGCGGGCCCACTACCGCGCCGCGCTGCACTGGCTGGAGCGGCAGCCCGACACCGCCGAGTGCTACCAGCGCTGGCGCGCCGTGGTGCGGCGCCTCGGGCTGGCTTGCGTGTTCGACCCCGCGCGCGCCGACCTGCCGCTGCTGCAGCGGGCGGTGAGCGAGGCCACCGCCCGCGGCGACACCGGCGGCGTCGCCTACGCCACCTACTGGCTGGGCTACCTGCACTACGCCCTGGGCGATGGCCGGGCCGCTGTGGTACTGCTGGAGCGCGCCGCCGACATCGCCGGCGCCGCCGGCGACCGCGGCCTGCCGATGCAGGTGGCCACGACCCTGGGCCAGGTGCTGGCTGCCACCGCGCAGCACGCGCGCGCCGAGGCGCTGTTGGCGCCGGCGCGCGCGCTGGCAGCGGCGCCGCCGGCCGGCCGGCCATTGCCCTCGGGCGTGGCGTACTCGCTGGCCTGCCTGGCCAGCCTGCTGGGCGACCAGGGCCGCGACGCCGAGGCCGACGCTGTGTTCGAGGAGGCGCTGCGCGCCGTGCCCGAGCCTGGCCACGAGGTCGAGGGCTCGGTGCGCTGCTCGCGCGCCGGCCTGCGGCTGTGGCAGGGCCGGGCCGAGGAGGCACGGGCCGACGCGCAAGCCGCGCAGCGCGTGGGCGAGCGCGTGGGCAGCCTGTACCTCTACGGCATGGGCCGTGCCCTGGCGGCGCGGGCCGCCTGGGCCCTGGGTGGTGGTGACGCGGCCCTGCAGGATCTGGCGTCGGCCGCCACCTGGCTGCGCACGCACGACAAGAACCTGTTCGTCTCCCTGCATGCCGGCTGGTTGGCCGAGGCCTGGGCCGGCCTTGGCCGGCGCCGCGAGGCGCGCCACGAGGCGGCGCGCGCCCTGGCCCGCACGCGCCAGGACGACTGGCTCGGCGCCGCGATGGCCGCGCGCGCCCTGGCGCGCCTGGCAGCCGTCGAGGGCCGGGCGGCCGCGGCGCGGCGCCACCTGGCGCTGGCCGACCGCGCGGCCGATCGCCGCGGCTCGCCGCACGAACGGGCGGCCAACGCGCGCTGCCGCGCCGAACTGGGCCTGTAG
- a CDS encoding Dyp-type peroxidase — MTQRATDRTPSRSLHGVTELTVLAPLKRGPVAAMDTRSHETRVVAVMRTLDAFRVSSVETEPTPLIQDVIERIRGIHSFRLAVVGEPLRRQLLLAVSFDGGWEPYLRRIWRELGPFLDLLFGNCDGYPLSRRSGYAAYARWVRRSQATTEFVYHWGAATVNDLVTVFARSPRASTPAPEPGVPTSELLRQCLPALTALYRLTDMHPPATVTAQPGLQGLAADDGLTLLHAARLLLPGLDGLGDADLTAALGRAPTATESAALAWLQPRVPAARPLWPDIPWSLSQVQSGIVRRQEGVHHAALLLLSLDSPQAGAALLQWLVVEGRLARGEPAHPAPAAGDVYWTVSFTANGLACLGLDAGQLEQLPAEFVQGMAARASVLGDVQHNHPSRWRPPLACAPDGKAVMKPGRVELAGVHAVVQVALRGGPPAPWCEATDPAHALHGSIRRLLADLPGRAGGEGVRLLSVQTMRRVPPPQPAGAAAAGGHFGFADGLSQPVVAPDGRAPATAPAGADEVPAGDLLLGHPNSLGDEPLTGRLWENGSFLVVRRLRQDVAAYERALQGAVQQLAAQGLTLSSQDVAALLMGRRHDGRNLVDDTTGNRFDYQADPQGVKCPWQSHVRRANPRATRHGAAVADQVTLPRLMRRGMSYGPSSQEGPADAERGLVFMAYNTSIAEQFEVIQGWLAGGNSSSPTLPSRLADPFLAAHHPGEPARFRFRTAAAAGAAVPCVEHEVSLGTEPFTVLEWGLYLFAPSVEGLDELRRIAIAAQVARHPAPAAGPMREERRLALERERLGLAVAGQRVVQGLQRAEQALGLDAQTALREWKLLLEDPGARRQGLPQAVWAAVRAAPGGLLRTPFGVLVGSAERVAEVFGAPSGRYTVAGYQARMEKSFGPIFLGMDAGADYAREATQVNAAIMDVTLPEAWREARAAMASVLQARRPPAGPGRSDAVLDLRDLVDTLLAALSRSWFGLPDDGFVHEGGWHWRDGPPRCPGHFHTPSRYLFQPHPGAEAAAVGQAHGQLLRQQVGNLVARHWRQPAPLGRLGMAIHAALHALEPDEADAQDLVARTLVGVMMGFLPTVDGNLRGVLFDWLDDGTFWDLRRRLAAARPAGEPADDDDALARVRAVLDAPLARGLQRRPVPDLVWRTVVQAHTLGEVSLQPGDVVVVGIGSALHQRQLEDDPSLSALFGGDRHSPGQDSVPLHACPGQAMALGVLTGALDALMAEPGLQPGPSPALLTLRP; from the coding sequence ATGACCCAGAGAGCCACCGACCGCACCCCGTCGCGCAGCCTGCACGGCGTCACCGAGCTCACGGTGCTGGCGCCGCTGAAGCGCGGACCCGTTGCCGCGATGGACACGCGCAGCCACGAGACCCGCGTCGTGGCCGTGATGCGCACGCTCGACGCGTTCCGCGTCTCGTCGGTCGAGACCGAGCCGACGCCGCTGATCCAGGACGTCATCGAGCGCATCCGCGGCATCCACTCGTTCCGCCTCGCCGTGGTGGGCGAGCCGCTGCGGCGCCAGCTGCTGCTGGCAGTCAGCTTCGACGGCGGGTGGGAGCCCTACCTGCGCCGCATCTGGCGCGAGCTCGGGCCCTTCCTCGACCTGCTGTTCGGCAACTGCGACGGCTACCCGCTGTCGCGCCGCAGCGGCTACGCGGCTTACGCACGCTGGGTGCGGCGATCACAGGCCACCACGGAGTTCGTCTACCACTGGGGCGCCGCGACGGTGAACGATCTCGTCACCGTGTTCGCCCGCAGCCCGCGCGCCAGCACGCCGGCGCCGGAGCCTGGGGTGCCGACCTCCGAGCTCCTGCGGCAGTGCCTTCCGGCGCTGACCGCGCTGTACCGGCTGACGGACATGCACCCGCCGGCCACGGTGACCGCGCAGCCGGGCCTGCAGGGGCTGGCGGCCGACGACGGCCTGACCCTGCTGCACGCCGCGCGCCTGCTGCTGCCGGGCCTGGACGGGCTGGGCGACGCCGACCTCACGGCCGCGCTCGGCCGCGCGCCCACCGCCACCGAGTCCGCGGCGCTGGCCTGGCTGCAGCCGCGGGTGCCGGCGGCCAGGCCCCTCTGGCCGGACATTCCCTGGTCGCTGTCGCAGGTGCAGTCCGGCATCGTGCGTCGACAAGAGGGCGTGCACCACGCCGCGCTGCTGCTGCTGTCGTTGGACTCGCCGCAGGCCGGTGCCGCGCTGCTGCAGTGGCTGGTGGTCGAGGGCCGGCTGGCGCGGGGCGAGCCCGCGCACCCGGCCCCGGCCGCCGGCGACGTGTACTGGACCGTGTCCTTCACGGCCAACGGCCTGGCGTGCCTGGGCCTGGACGCCGGGCAGCTCGAGCAGTTGCCGGCGGAGTTCGTGCAGGGCATGGCCGCCCGGGCCAGCGTGCTGGGCGACGTGCAGCACAACCACCCTTCGCGCTGGCGGCCGCCGCTGGCCTGCGCGCCCGACGGGAAGGCCGTCATGAAGCCCGGCCGCGTCGAGCTGGCCGGCGTGCACGCGGTGGTGCAGGTGGCGCTGCGTGGCGGCCCACCGGCGCCGTGGTGCGAGGCCACGGATCCTGCCCATGCGCTGCACGGCTCGATCCGGCGGCTGCTTGCCGATCTGCCAGGCCGGGCGGGTGGCGAGGGCGTGCGGCTGCTGTCGGTGCAGACCATGCGCCGGGTGCCGCCCCCGCAGCCGGCCGGCGCGGCCGCGGCCGGCGGGCATTTCGGCTTCGCCGACGGCCTGAGTCAGCCGGTCGTCGCGCCCGACGGCAGGGCTCCTGCCACCGCGCCTGCCGGCGCCGACGAGGTCCCCGCCGGCGACCTGCTGCTGGGCCATCCCAACAGCCTGGGCGACGAGCCGCTGACCGGGCGGCTGTGGGAGAACGGCAGTTTCCTCGTCGTGCGCCGCCTGCGCCAGGACGTCGCCGCGTACGAGCGGGCGCTGCAGGGGGCGGTGCAGCAACTGGCGGCGCAGGGGCTGACGCTGTCAAGCCAGGACGTGGCCGCGCTGCTGATGGGTCGCCGGCACGACGGCCGCAACCTCGTCGACGACACCACCGGCAACCGCTTCGACTACCAGGCCGATCCGCAGGGGGTGAAGTGCCCGTGGCAGTCGCACGTGCGCCGCGCCAACCCGCGCGCCACGCGCCACGGGGCGGCGGTGGCCGACCAGGTCACGCTGCCGCGGCTGATGCGCCGGGGCATGTCGTACGGGCCCTCGTCGCAGGAGGGGCCCGCCGATGCGGAGCGCGGGCTGGTGTTCATGGCCTACAACACGTCCATCGCCGAGCAGTTCGAGGTGATCCAGGGCTGGCTGGCCGGCGGCAACAGCAGCAGCCCGACGCTGCCTTCCCGCCTGGCCGACCCGTTCCTGGCGGCGCACCACCCGGGGGAGCCGGCGCGCTTCCGCTTCCGCACGGCGGCAGCGGCCGGCGCGGCCGTGCCCTGCGTCGAGCACGAGGTCTCGCTGGGGACCGAGCCCTTCACGGTGCTGGAGTGGGGGCTGTACCTGTTCGCGCCATCGGTGGAAGGGCTCGACGAGCTGCGGCGCATCGCCATCGCGGCGCAGGTGGCGCGGCACCCCGCCCCCGCGGCCGGACCGATGCGCGAGGAGCGCCGGCTGGCGCTCGAACGCGAACGGCTGGGTCTGGCCGTCGCCGGCCAGCGCGTGGTGCAGGGCCTGCAGCGCGCCGAGCAGGCGCTGGGGCTGGACGCGCAGACCGCCCTGCGCGAATGGAAGCTGCTGCTCGAGGACCCGGGCGCCCGGCGCCAGGGCCTGCCGCAGGCCGTGTGGGCCGCCGTGCGCGCGGCCCCGGGCGGCTTGTTGCGCACGCCCTTCGGCGTGCTGGTGGGCTCGGCCGAGCGCGTGGCCGAGGTCTTCGGCGCCCCTTCCGGGCGCTACACGGTGGCCGGCTACCAGGCGCGCATGGAGAAGTCCTTCGGGCCGATCTTCCTGGGCATGGACGCCGGCGCAGACTACGCGCGTGAGGCCACGCAGGTCAACGCAGCCATCATGGACGTCACCCTGCCCGAGGCCTGGCGCGAGGCCCGGGCGGCGATGGCCTCGGTGCTCCAGGCGCGTCGGCCGCCGGCCGGACCCGGCCGCAGCGACGCGGTGCTGGACCTGCGCGACCTCGTCGACACCCTGCTGGCGGCGCTGAGCCGGTCGTGGTTCGGCCTGCCCGACGACGGGTTCGTGCACGAGGGCGGCTGGCACTGGCGCGACGGCCCGCCCCGCTGCCCCGGGCACTTCCACACGCCGTCGCGGTACCTGTTCCAGCCGCACCCGGGCGCCGAGGCCGCGGCCGTGGGCCAGGCCCATGGCCAGCTGCTGCGCCAGCAGGTCGGCAACCTGGTGGCCCGTCACTGGCGGCAGCCCGCTCCGCTGGGCCGGCTGGGCATGGCCATCCATGCCGCGCTGCACGCGCTGGAGCCCGACGAGGCCGACGCGCAGGACCTGGTCGCGCGCACGCTGGTCGGCGTCATGATGGGCTTCCTGCCCACGGTCGACGGCAACCTGCGCGGGGTGCTCTTCGACTGGCTCGACGACGGCACGTTCTGGGACCTGCGCCGGCGCCTGGCCGCAGCCCGGCCCGCTGGCGAGCCGGCCGACGACGACGACGCGCTGGCCCGGGTCCGCGCCGTGCTCGACGCCCCGCTGGCGCGCGGCCTGCAGCGCCGGCCGGTGCCCGACCTGGTCTGGCGCACCGTCGTGCAAGCGCACACGCTGGGCGAGGTGTCGCTGCAGCCCGGCGACGTCGTGGTCGTGGGCATCGGCTCGGCGCTGCACCAGCGGCAGCTCGAGGACGACCCGTCCCTGAGCGCGCTGTTCGGCGGCGACCGGCACTCGCCCGGCCAGGACAGCGTGCCGCTGCATGCCTGCCCCGGTCAGGCGATGGCGCTGGGCGTGCTGACCGGCGCGCTGGATGCGCTGATGGCCGAGCCCGGCCTGCAGCCCGGGCCCTCGCCGGCGCTGCTGACGCTGCGGCCCTGA
- a CDS encoding patatin-like phospholipase family protein: protein MEPQPNTPQGSEPGPLPGFVDRAEPDRFCDLVLTGGVTSSIAYPGAVHALGSVFRFNGIGGSSSGGGTAALAAAAEYRRRHGSAEGFRQMLAGSAEVADGFEGRTGLAWLFQPDAGLQRLFDAIVPGVVAPTGKFWALVRGLLLAYGPFALVPAAGLGSVAYLALASHFPASWLGALAGFGLLALALAAGAVVAGLVLWRDLRRLAAADHGLCSGLARQADAPREPITPWLHGLIQQVAGRAPGEAPLSFADLHGAPGGPAQALNDGSSAGARSIDLRMFSADVTRGLPLQLPLPDATPGSDPSVPDDAALYFLPQELATLFPADVMAHLLAVSPPAPGQGLRVAGGPGAPALSGFRRLPGAQLPVIVAARMTVSFPLLFRAVPLWALSRPAARAGQPPPPPELRRCLFSDGGLISAFPMHLFDSLLPAWPTFGIALHPLGADDLQALSEDEVGRVRVAAGADDLGPERWDTPSQPPRGLADLVGFAGALLSTLTGWNDNAVRRMAGVRDRVAHVSLRPDVGGLNIRMSPQRIRQLAQLGGEAGYQLLRRYVLELGPGGHARGWSEHRWTRFALLAQSLAKAGESLGWSALRAPHAEPLPQQIERARHDAPLARSTAQAEHRRRRRATLLAHEAATLQGLLQALQTAEPALRRAAGAVPDAPGPPPELRQRPPL from the coding sequence ATGGAGCCGCAGCCGAACACGCCGCAGGGCTCCGAGCCGGGCCCCTTGCCCGGCTTCGTGGACCGTGCCGAGCCCGACCGCTTCTGCGACCTCGTGCTCACCGGCGGCGTCACCAGCTCCATCGCCTACCCCGGCGCGGTGCACGCGCTCGGCTCGGTGTTCCGCTTCAACGGCATCGGCGGGTCGTCGTCGGGCGGCGGCACGGCGGCGCTGGCCGCGGCGGCCGAGTACCGCCGGCGCCACGGCTCGGCCGAGGGCTTCCGGCAGATGCTCGCCGGCAGCGCCGAGGTCGCCGATGGCTTCGAGGGCCGCACCGGGCTGGCGTGGCTGTTCCAGCCCGACGCCGGGCTGCAGCGGCTGTTCGACGCCATCGTGCCGGGCGTGGTCGCACCCACCGGCAAGTTCTGGGCCTTGGTGCGCGGGCTGTTGCTCGCCTACGGGCCGTTTGCGCTCGTGCCGGCCGCGGGCCTGGGCAGCGTCGCCTACCTCGCGCTGGCCAGCCACTTCCCCGCCTCGTGGCTCGGCGCCCTGGCCGGCTTCGGGCTGCTGGCGCTGGCCCTGGCCGCGGGCGCCGTGGTCGCCGGCCTCGTGCTGTGGCGCGACCTGCGCCGCCTGGCCGCCGCCGACCACGGCCTGTGCTCGGGCCTGGCGCGCCAGGCCGACGCGCCGCGCGAGCCCATCACGCCTTGGCTGCACGGCCTGATCCAGCAGGTGGCCGGACGCGCGCCCGGCGAGGCGCCGCTGAGCTTTGCCGACCTGCACGGCGCGCCCGGCGGCCCGGCGCAGGCGCTGAACGACGGCTCCTCGGCCGGCGCGCGCTCGATCGACCTGCGCATGTTCAGCGCCGACGTCACGCGCGGCCTGCCGCTGCAGCTGCCGCTGCCGGACGCCACCCCCGGCAGCGACCCCAGCGTGCCGGACGACGCCGCGCTGTACTTCCTGCCGCAGGAGCTGGCCACGCTGTTCCCGGCCGATGTGATGGCGCACCTGCTGGCCGTGTCGCCCCCGGCGCCGGGGCAGGGGCTGCGCGTGGCCGGCGGCCCCGGGGCACCGGCGCTGTCCGGGTTCCGCCGGCTGCCCGGCGCGCAGCTGCCGGTGATCGTGGCCGCGCGCATGACGGTGAGCTTCCCGCTGCTGTTCCGCGCCGTGCCGCTGTGGGCCCTCAGCCGCCCGGCGGCCCGCGCGGGCCAGCCGCCCCCGCCGCCCGAACTGCGCCGCTGCCTGTTCTCCGACGGCGGGCTGATCTCGGCCTTCCCGATGCACCTGTTCGACAGCCTGCTGCCGGCCTGGCCGACCTTCGGCATCGCGCTGCACCCGCTGGGCGCCGACGACCTGCAGGCGCTGTCCGAGGACGAGGTCGGGCGGGTCCGCGTGGCTGCGGGCGCCGACGACCTCGGCCCCGAGCGCTGGGACACGCCCTCGCAGCCGCCGCGCGGCCTGGCCGACCTTGTCGGCTTCGCCGGCGCCCTGCTGTCCACGCTGACGGGCTGGAACGACAACGCCGTGCGCCGCATGGCCGGCGTGCGCGACCGCGTGGCGCACGTCTCGCTGCGGCCTGACGTCGGCGGGCTCAACATCCGGATGTCGCCGCAGCGCATCCGCCAGCTGGCGCAGCTGGGCGGCGAGGCCGGCTACCAGCTGCTGCGCCGCTACGTGCTCGAGCTCGGCCCCGGCGGCCATGCGCGCGGCTGGAGCGAGCACCGCTGGACGCGCTTCGCGCTGCTCGCGCAGTCGCTGGCCAAGGCCGGCGAGAGCCTGGGCTGGTCGGCCCTGCGGGCGCCGCACGCCGAGCCGCTGCCGCAGCAGATCGAGCGCGCACGGCACGACGCCCCGCTGGCGCGCAGCACGGCGCAGGCCGAGCACCGACGGCGGCGCCGCGCCACGCTGCTGGCCCACGAGGCCGCGACGCTGCAGGGCCTGCTGCAGGCGCTGCAGACCGCCGAGCCGGCGCTGCGCCGCGCCGCCGGCGCCGTGCCCGACGCACCCGGCCCGCCGCCCGAACTGCGCCAGCGACCCCCACTGTGA
- a CDS encoding M48 family metallopeptidase translates to MGTAPPPSSFLGCLCHRAGAPNAPASARRRLFTGLALASAAAPALASIPECRRSRAAAVAPASYVESMAQQQYAQILRQAQQQRALATGGVQLERLRDMAARMVPFAPGCNERARQWRWEVNLLGSSQINAFCMPGGKIAFFTGILARLKLDDDEVAMIMGHEIAHALLEHARERLVKAGGTELLLRGGAALLGLGSLGDAAAAGASQLLGLKYSRDDESEADALGLIIAAQAGYDPRAGVTLWQKMIRIGGDQPPPWLSTHPAGERRIADIQARLPQLTPVFERAPKPPRRFGPPA, encoded by the coding sequence ATGGGCACAGCCCCGCCGCCATCTTCGTTTCTGGGCTGCCTCTGCCACCGGGCGGGGGCGCCGAACGCGCCGGCTTCGGCCCGCCGGCGGCTGTTCACCGGCCTGGCCCTGGCCAGCGCCGCCGCCCCGGCCCTGGCCAGCATCCCCGAGTGCCGGCGCTCTCGGGCGGCCGCGGTCGCGCCGGCGAGCTACGTCGAGAGCATGGCGCAGCAGCAGTACGCGCAGATCCTGCGCCAGGCGCAGCAGCAGCGCGCGCTGGCCACCGGCGGCGTGCAGCTGGAGCGGCTGCGTGACATGGCCGCGCGCATGGTGCCGTTCGCACCCGGCTGCAACGAGCGCGCGCGCCAGTGGCGTTGGGAGGTCAACCTGCTGGGCTCCAGCCAGATCAACGCCTTCTGCATGCCCGGCGGCAAGATCGCCTTCTTCACCGGCATCCTCGCGCGGCTGAAGCTCGACGACGACGAGGTGGCGATGATCATGGGCCACGAAATCGCGCATGCGCTGCTCGAGCACGCGCGCGAGCGTCTGGTCAAGGCCGGCGGCACCGAGCTGCTGCTGCGCGGCGGTGCGGCGCTGCTCGGCCTGGGCAGCCTGGGCGACGCCGCCGCAGCCGGCGCCAGCCAGCTGCTGGGCCTGAAGTACAGCCGCGACGACGAGTCGGAGGCCGACGCACTGGGCCTGATCATCGCCGCCCAGGCCGGCTACGACCCGCGGGCCGGCGTCACGCTGTGGCAGAAGATGATCCGCATCGGCGGCGACCAGCCGCCACCCTGGCTGAGCACGCACCCGGCGGGCGAGCGGCGCATCGCCGACATCCAGGCGCGGCTGCCGCAGCTGACGCCGGTGTTCGAGCGCGCGCCCAAGCCGCCCCGGCGCTTCGGGCCGCCGGCCTGA
- a CDS encoding MFS transporter: protein MPLTLTLLRLHRLAAVALLGFASGLPLALTGQAMQAWLTLDGIDLATIGFLSLVGLPYTFKFLWAPLMDRFELPIAIAGRWGRRRGWLVATQLLLALALWALAATSPSEGIRAFALLAVAVAFLSASQDVVVDAYRTDLLPAAERGMGASLGVMGYRLAMILSGDIAMIWTDPAQAAGWTWPEVYRFMALLMAGAAGVSALLLPALPPLPPVPPGATPPASAGRDLRGFAAVLLAVGAGWWLTDRFGTDIARALLGPLLEGSSLPAPLQQRWINLVALLLGIAFTLPLAAWAARRAGFTTLLSGLESYFSQKGAPAFLLFIVLYKLGDAFAGSLMTPFLLKAMAYTSAEVGVVNKVLGLWMTIGGALLGGALMLKLGLWRSLMLFGALQLLSNLGFWWLAVSGKGVLPGLTLPPFDWGFVALATPTPVDGGLLMVVAFENISGGMGTAAFVAFLMSLCNQRFTATQFALLSAFASVGRVWVGPLAGVLAESIGWPTFFIISTVLAAPALVMLRRLRREVDALDAPAASAAPCTPQGQAAAS, encoded by the coding sequence ATGCCCTTGACGCTGACGCTGCTGCGGCTGCACCGGCTGGCCGCCGTGGCGCTGCTGGGATTCGCCAGCGGCCTGCCGCTGGCCCTCACCGGCCAGGCCATGCAGGCCTGGCTCACGCTCGACGGCATCGATCTCGCCACCATCGGCTTTCTCAGCCTGGTCGGGCTGCCCTATACCTTCAAGTTCCTGTGGGCGCCGCTGATGGACCGCTTCGAGCTGCCCATTGCCATCGCCGGGCGCTGGGGCCGACGGCGCGGCTGGCTGGTGGCCACGCAGCTGCTGCTGGCGCTGGCGTTGTGGGCGCTGGCCGCCACGTCGCCCAGCGAGGGCATCCGCGCGTTTGCGTTGCTGGCGGTGGCCGTGGCCTTCCTGTCGGCCAGCCAGGACGTGGTGGTCGACGCCTACCGCACCGACCTGCTGCCCGCCGCCGAACGCGGCATGGGCGCATCGCTGGGCGTCATGGGCTACCGGCTGGCGATGATCTTGTCTGGCGACATCGCCATGATCTGGACCGACCCCGCACAGGCCGCGGGCTGGACCTGGCCCGAGGTCTACCGCTTCATGGCGCTGCTGATGGCCGGCGCGGCGGGGGTGTCGGCGCTGCTGTTGCCCGCGCTGCCGCCCCTGCCGCCAGTCCCGCCAGGCGCCACGCCGCCGGCCAGCGCGGGGCGCGACCTGCGCGGCTTTGCCGCCGTGCTGCTGGCCGTGGGCGCCGGCTGGTGGCTGACCGACCGCTTCGGCACCGACATCGCCCGTGCGCTGTTGGGACCGCTGCTCGAGGGCAGCAGCCTGCCCGCGCCGCTGCAGCAGCGCTGGATCAACCTGGTGGCGCTGCTGCTGGGCATCGCCTTCACGCTGCCGCTGGCGGCCTGGGCGGCGCGGCGCGCAGGCTTCACCACGCTGCTGTCGGGCCTGGAGAGCTACTTCAGCCAGAAGGGCGCGCCCGCTTTCCTGCTGTTCATCGTGCTCTACAAGCTGGGCGACGCCTTCGCCGGCAGCCTGATGACGCCCTTCCTGCTCAAGGCCATGGCCTACACCTCGGCCGAGGTGGGCGTGGTGAACAAGGTGCTCGGGCTGTGGATGACGATCGGCGGCGCGCTGCTGGGCGGCGCGCTGATGCTCAAGCTCGGGCTGTGGCGCTCGCTGATGCTCTTCGGCGCGCTGCAGCTGCTGTCGAACCTGGGCTTCTGGTGGCTGGCCGTCTCGGGCAAGGGCGTGCTGCCCGGGCTCACGCTGCCGCCCTTCGACTGGGGTTTCGTCGCGCTGGCCACGCCCACGCCAGTGGACGGCGGCCTGCTGATGGTGGTGGCCTTCGAGAACATCTCCGGCGGCATGGGCACGGCCGCGTTCGTGGCCTTCCTGATGAGCCTGTGCAACCAGCGCTTCACGGCCACGCAGTTCGCGCTGCTCAGCGCCTTTGCCAGCGTCGGCCGCGTCTGGGTGGGGCCGCTGGCGGGCGTGCTGGCCGAGAGCATCGGCTGGCCGACCTTCTTCATCATCAGCACCGTGCTGGCGGCGCCGGCGCTGGTGATGCTGCGCCGGCTGCGGCGCGAGGTGGATGCGCTGGATGCGCCCGCCGCAAGCGCAGCCCCGTGCACGCCCCAGGGTCAGGCCGCGGCTTCCTAG